The Actinomycetota bacterium genome includes a region encoding these proteins:
- a CDS encoding glutamyl-tRNA reductase, with protein MHVIIAGLSHKTAPVEIREKVTYPEQVLSESLHALIGYPSINEAVIVSTCNRMEIYVVANDLDKGKDHIIQFICDCHSLTRDQIRDYLYFHEGKRTMHHLFRVASSLDSMVVGEAQILGQIKTAYNAAFENDATSTIFNRLFRHALLTGKRVRTETEIGENAVSISYAAVELAKRVFDSLEGRTVMLIGAGEMIELTATHLISNGANKVIVTNRTFDRAEALARRFNGKAVPFDEFIDHMAFADIVISSTGAPHTVVGKGHVTQVMHKRKNKPIFFIDIAVPRDIDPEVANIYNVFAYDIDDLDSVVQTNLEERKKAAEIAEAIVDNEVGHFSAWLSTLEVAPAIASLRQHAELIRKQELEKHLRKLPNLTESEINTLNAMTCAIVNKILHKPIVKTKEYSNRKDGYQYVDSFRLLFDLEEEEEQDDSPGFMAKAELKRS; from the coding sequence ATGCATGTAATAATTGCGGGCTTAAGCCACAAGACGGCCCCGGTAGAGATCAGGGAGAAGGTCACCTATCCCGAGCAGGTCCTATCGGAATCACTTCATGCGCTGATAGGGTATCCGAGCATCAACGAGGCGGTCATCGTCTCTACCTGCAACCGCATGGAGATCTATGTTGTCGCAAATGACCTCGATAAAGGGAAAGACCATATCATCCAGTTTATCTGCGATTGCCACAGTCTCACGCGAGACCAAATCCGCGATTACCTCTACTTCCACGAAGGAAAAAGGACGATGCACCACCTCTTCCGGGTCGCATCGAGCCTCGATTCGATGGTCGTCGGAGAGGCGCAAATCCTCGGGCAAATTAAGACCGCCTACAATGCGGCTTTCGAAAACGACGCCACCTCGACCATATTCAACCGCCTCTTCCGCCACGCGCTCCTGACCGGCAAGCGCGTCCGCACCGAGACGGAGATAGGCGAGAACGCGGTCTCGATAAGCTACGCCGCGGTCGAACTCGCCAAGCGCGTCTTCGATTCGCTGGAAGGCAGGACGGTCATGCTCATCGGCGCGGGTGAGATGATAGAGCTTACCGCGACGCATCTTATAAGCAACGGCGCGAACAAAGTCATCGTCACCAACCGTACCTTCGATCGCGCCGAAGCCCTGGCGCGGCGGTTTAACGGGAAAGCGGTGCCGTTCGATGAGTTTATCGACCACATGGCCTTCGCGGACATAGTGATCAGCTCGACCGGCGCCCCGCACACGGTGGTCGGCAAAGGGCACGTCACGCAGGTAATGCACAAACGCAAGAACAAGCCGATATTCTTTATCGATATAGCGGTGCCGCGCGATATCGACCCCGAAGTCGCCAATATCTATAACGTCTTCGCCTACGATATCGACGACCTTGATTCCGTCGTCCAGACCAACCTGGAAGAGCGGAAAAAGGCCGCCGAAATCGCCGAGGCGATTGTCGATAACGAGGTGGGCCACTTTAGCGCGTGGTTGAGCACCCTCGAGGTGGCGCCGGCGATTGCGAGCCTCAGGCAGCACGCCGAATTAATCAGGAAACAGGAACTCGAGAAGCACCTGCGCAAACTGCCCAACTTGACCGAGTCGGAAATCAATACGCTCAACGCGATGACCTGCGCGATAGTCAACAAGATTCTCCACAAACCGATTGTGAAGACCAAAGAATACTCTAATCGAAAAGACGGTTATCAATATGTCGATTCCTTCCGCTTATTGTTCGACCTGGAAGAGGAAGAGGAACAAGACGACTCGCCCGGTTTTATGGCGAAGGCGGAACTAAAGCGGAGTTGA
- the hemC gene encoding hydroxymethylbilane synthase, translating to MAKNNRYILGTRGSKLALWQSNHVAATLKEKAGVDIELKIIKTQGDKILDAPLSKIGDKGLFVKEIETALLECEADLAVHSSKDVPTQIPEGLVLGAFLKRVDSRDVLIARDDKSLDELPAGSIVGTSSLRRIAQVLNRRPDLRIKDIRGNLDTRLSKMEDGEYDAIILAAAGLDRMGWNEGITERIATEVMLSAVGQGAIAVEIRDDDEEMRELMRHLEDADTRAAVIAERALLRELEGGCQIPIGALGVIDGGKLKLDGMVASLDGKKMIRDVISGDPADAEALGVELANTLRGMGADEILAEVRAQAQVVPNPSHTNG from the coding sequence ATGGCGAAAAACAACAGATACATTCTGGGAACCCGTGGGAGCAAGCTGGCCCTTTGGCAATCGAATCACGTTGCCGCGACACTTAAAGAGAAGGCCGGCGTCGATATCGAGTTGAAGATAATCAAGACCCAGGGTGACAAGATTCTGGACGCGCCCCTATCGAAAATCGGCGATAAGGGTCTTTTTGTTAAAGAAATAGAGACGGCCCTTCTGGAGTGCGAGGCCGACCTGGCGGTGCACAGCAGCAAAGATGTGCCGACGCAGATTCCCGAAGGGCTTGTGCTCGGCGCGTTTTTGAAACGCGTCGACTCCCGCGATGTCCTCATCGCCCGAGACGACAAGAGCCTCGATGAGCTGCCCGCCGGGTCTATTGTGGGGACGAGCAGCTTGCGGCGTATCGCCCAGGTGCTCAACCGCCGGCCCGATTTGCGGATAAAAGATATTCGCGGCAACCTCGATACCAGGCTAAGCAAGATGGAAGACGGCGAATACGACGCGATTATCCTGGCGGCGGCCGGTCTCGACAGGATGGGTTGGAACGAAGGGATAACCGAGCGCATCGCAACCGAGGTTATGTTGTCGGCGGTTGGCCAGGGCGCTATCGCCGTGGAGATTCGAGACGACGACGAGGAGATGAGAGAACTCATGCGCCATCTCGAAGACGCGGATACGCGGGCGGCGGTCATCGCCGAGCGCGCGCTCCTGCGCGAACTCGAAGGCGGCTGTCAAATCCCTATCGGCGCGCTCGGAGTAATCGACGGCGGAAAGCTCAAACTCGACGGCATGGTCGCGAGCTTAGACGGCAAGAAGATGATTAGAGATGTCATCTCCGGCGACCCGGCCGACGCGGAAGCGCTCGGAGTCGAGCTGGCCAACACGCTCCGGGGCATGGGAGCGGATGAGATTCTCGCCGAGGTGCGCGCCCAAGCGCAAGTCGTTCCGAACCCCAGCCACACAAACGGGTAA
- the cobA gene encoding uroporphyrinogen-III C-methyltransferase yields MAGKVFLVGAGPGDPKLITLRGLECIARADVLIYDRLATNLLFEHAKPGVEYIYVGKAEGKHSVKQSDINQILVDQAKEDKIVTRLKGGDPLIFGRGGEEALTLFENGIDFEFVPGVSSGNAVPAYAGIPVTHRGMTSTVAYVTGHEDPLKPNTDIDWKSLVGIGTIIFYMGMRNLPKIVEQLTANGRSDQTPVAVIRWGTTPQQQTVIGTLADIVQRVTEVELKAPCIIIVGEVVSLREKLCWYEKKPLFGKRILVTRAKEQAGAFTDFLADLGGQVVEIPTIKIAGPDSFDGVDRALERLESGPGYDWIIFTSANGVEYFIERMKRLGKDIRILAGSKIAVIGPATARAVKRLLMNIEITPKEFVAEGLIDEFELEGVEGKSFLIPRAKVARSILPDTLRKMGAEVDVAEAYQTVLDDDAALRIKELLSKGAIDIATFTSPSTIDNFAKLVGPDLHRLIDGLAIAVIGPVTADAVKKLGLNVDIIAGEYTVPGLVEAIVEHAGAKAPANI; encoded by the coding sequence ATGGCAGGCAAAGTCTTTTTAGTCGGGGCGGGGCCCGGCGACCCGAAACTAATAACCCTTCGCGGGCTTGAATGCATCGCCCGGGCCGACGTGCTGATCTACGATCGCCTGGCGACCAACCTCTTGTTCGAGCACGCAAAACCCGGTGTCGAGTATATATACGTCGGCAAGGCCGAGGGCAAGCACTCCGTCAAGCAGAGCGATATCAACCAGATACTCGTCGACCAAGCGAAAGAGGACAAAATAGTTACGCGCTTAAAAGGCGGCGACCCGCTCATCTTCGGGCGCGGGGGCGAAGAGGCGCTTACACTCTTTGAAAACGGTATCGACTTCGAGTTCGTGCCGGGGGTCTCCTCGGGCAACGCGGTGCCCGCGTACGCCGGCATCCCGGTGACCCATCGCGGGATGACCTCGACGGTCGCGTATGTGACCGGCCACGAAGACCCGTTAAAGCCTAATACCGATATCGACTGGAAGAGCCTCGTCGGCATCGGCACCATAATCTTTTACATGGGGATGCGCAATCTCCCCAAAATCGTCGAGCAACTCACGGCCAACGGGCGCAGCGACCAGACGCCGGTCGCCGTCATCAGGTGGGGGACGACCCCCCAGCAACAGACGGTCATCGGCACGCTCGCCGACATCGTCCAAAGGGTTACCGAGGTCGAACTCAAAGCCCCGTGTATCATCATCGTCGGCGAGGTGGTCAGCCTGCGCGAGAAGCTCTGTTGGTACGAGAAGAAACCGCTCTTTGGAAAGCGGATCTTGGTGACCAGGGCGAAAGAGCAGGCCGGCGCGTTCACCGACTTCCTTGCCGACCTCGGCGGCCAAGTAGTCGAGATACCGACAATCAAGATAGCGGGTCCCGATAGCTTCGATGGGGTCGACCGCGCCCTGGAACGTCTGGAGAGCGGACCCGGATATGACTGGATTATTTTTACCAGCGCCAACGGCGTCGAGTATTTCATCGAGCGGATGAAGCGGCTCGGCAAAGACATACGGATTTTAGCCGGCTCCAAGATAGCGGTCATCGGCCCGGCGACCGCGCGGGCAGTCAAGAGGCTTTTGATGAACATAGAAATCACGCCGAAAGAATTTGTCGCCGAGGGTCTGATTGATGAGTTCGAACTCGAAGGCGTCGAGGGCAAGAGCTTTCTCATCCCGCGCGCCAAAGTCGCGCGAAGTATATTGCCGGACACCTTAAGGAAGATGGGCGCCGAGGTCGATGTGGCCGAAGCATACCAGACGGTCCTCGACGACGACGCGGCCTTGCGAATCAAAGAGCTGCTGAGCAAAGGCGCAATCGACATCGCGACCTTTACCAGCCCGTCGACCATCGACAACTTCGCGAAACTCGTCGGACCCGATTTACACCGACTCATCGACGGTCTCGCTATCGCGGTCATCGGCCCCGTCACGGCGGACGCGGTTAAAAAACTCGGCCTCAACGTCGATATTATCGCCGGCGAATATACTGTTCCCGGTTTGGTCGAGGCCATCGTCGAGCACGCGGGGGCCAAGGCGCCCGCGAACATTTAA
- the hemB gene encoding porphobilinogen synthase — translation MNFPAYRPRRLRANENLRRMIRETSLSVDDFIYPLFVATGEGFKKEISSMPGNYQMSVELIVEEAREVRDLGIPAVILFGIPESKDEAGSGAYDDDGIVQQAIRAIKKEVPGLLVVTDVCLCEFTSHGHCGIVREGEILNDITLELLAKMAVSHAEAGADMVAPSDMMDGRVSAIRAGLDANRFDNIPIMAYSAKQASAFYGPFREAAESTPRFGDRKSYQMDAANSLEALRETALDIEEGADIVMVKPALSCLDLIYMIKKEFGYPTAAYNVSGEFSMVKAAAEKGWIDEQKVALEILTGIKRAGADIIITYHAKDAARWLKQKGSGL, via the coding sequence ATGAATTTTCCAGCTTACCGGCCGCGCAGACTGCGCGCCAATGAAAACCTGCGACGTATGATACGGGAGACCTCTTTGAGTGTGGATGATTTCATCTACCCGCTCTTCGTCGCCACGGGTGAGGGTTTCAAAAAAGAGATATCCTCGATGCCCGGCAATTACCAGATGTCGGTCGAACTCATCGTCGAAGAGGCGAGAGAGGTGCGCGACCTCGGGATACCGGCGGTCATTCTCTTCGGTATACCCGAGTCGAAGGACGAGGCGGGCTCGGGCGCCTATGACGACGACGGCATAGTCCAGCAAGCGATTCGCGCCATCAAAAAAGAGGTTCCCGGTCTATTGGTAGTGACCGATGTTTGCCTCTGCGAGTTTACCAGCCACGGCCATTGCGGAATCGTGCGCGAGGGCGAGATCTTAAACGACATCACACTCGAACTCTTAGCCAAGATGGCTGTCTCCCATGCGGAGGCGGGTGCCGATATGGTCGCGCCGTCCGACATGATGGATGGTCGCGTAAGCGCTATCCGCGCGGGGCTAGACGCGAACCGCTTCGACAATATCCCGATTATGGCGTATTCGGCGAAGCAGGCCTCGGCGTTTTACGGGCCGTTCAGGGAAGCGGCGGAATCTACCCCGCGGTTCGGCGACCGCAAATCGTACCAGATGGACGCGGCCAACAGCCTCGAGGCGTTGCGCGAGACCGCGCTCGACATCGAGGAAGGCGCCGACATCGTCATGGTAAAACCGGCCTTGAGCTGCCTTGATTTGATATATATGATTAAGAAGGAATTCGGCTACCCGACCGCCGCTTATAACGTCAGCGGCGAGTTTTCGATGGTAAAAGCGGCGGCTGAAAAAGGGTGGATAGACGAGCAGAAGGTCGCCCTTGAGATTCTTACCGGCATCAAGCGCGCCGGCGCCGACATCATCATCACATATCACGCCAAGGACGCCGCACGCTGGCTGAAGCAAAAGGGGTCAGGTCTTTAA